One genomic window of Parabacteroides pacaensis includes the following:
- a CDS encoding type 1 glutamine amidotransferase family protein yields MKKEIIFILLNDFADWEGAHIAACLNQGVKPGSPAKFTVKTLSLTKEPVTSLGGFKVLPDYSLNDMPKDYAGLVLIGGMSWFTPEAEQIVPLVEKAIKEDKLVAGICNASVFLGKHGFLNQVKHTSNTLDYLKNYAGEKYTGETDYVNKQAIREGNIVTANGTAQLEFCREILYALDADTPQNIEESFQFYKNGFCPE; encoded by the coding sequence ATGAAAAAAGAAATTATATTTATTCTCCTAAATGACTTTGCCGATTGGGAAGGAGCCCATATCGCTGCGTGTCTGAATCAAGGAGTAAAACCTGGTAGTCCGGCTAAATTTACTGTAAAGACCCTCTCTCTTACCAAAGAACCGGTTACATCCCTCGGCGGATTTAAAGTATTGCCTGATTACAGTCTCAATGATATGCCTAAAGACTATGCAGGGTTGGTATTAATTGGTGGTATGAGTTGGTTTACCCCCGAAGCTGAACAGATTGTTCCTTTAGTCGAAAAAGCGATTAAAGAAGATAAGTTGGTCGCCGGGATCTGTAATGCTTCGGTTTTTCTGGGTAAACATGGTTTCCTCAACCAGGTAAAGCATACGAGCAATACACTTGATTATCTGAAAAATTATGCCGGAGAAAAATATACGGGAGAAACCGATTATGTCAACAAACAGGCAATAAGAGAGGGTAATATCGTTACCGCTAACGGGACTGCACAGTTGGAATTTTGCCGTGAAATACTGTATGCATTAGATGCCGATACACCTCAGAATATAGAAGAAAGTTTTCAATTCTATAAAAACGGGTTCTGTCCGGAGTAA